One region of Anthonomus grandis grandis chromosome 22, icAntGran1.3, whole genome shotgun sequence genomic DNA includes:
- the LOC126748542 gene encoding serine protease snake-like, producing MLLKCLALVVGLKLIFCQEVGEECTLNANEGTGVCRIHADCPGIDELSKRQVPIKLCGFYELTTPVVCCHDEPASPNDLVFEEDVSLPSGNNPNVIQGNFFSQVGRKSQEKCLEYTKTVTDSVQAIPLVTNMDPININVTKCEYNSVALIVGGTPASRGEFPFMVAIGFPDSDNAVEWRCGGTLISDKWVMTAAHCTVSREEIGPKWIRMGALDIGRDEEYGRADYLVSKVIHHPNYKYPLKYHDIALLATDQTVQFSKFVRPACLYLNPDISQRVVLAAGWGQTDYFGATSDKLLKVPLSIYDNNVCQRAYKKEITTSRDIPRGIIDSMICAGDLAGGRDTCLGDSGGPLFITEKENMCKFYILGITSFGKLCAQENIPAIYTRVSEYIEWIESIVW from the exons ATGCTATTAAAGTGCCTCGCATTGGTGGTAGGGCTTAAATTGATATTCTGCCAAGAAG ttGGAGAAGAATGTACACTTAACGCAAACGAAGGAACCGGAGTATGTCGCATACATGCTGATTGTCCAGGAATAGATGAACTTAGTAAAAGGCAAGTTCCCATAAAACTTTGTGGTTTTTATGAACTTACAACACCAGTAGTTTGCTGCCATG ATGAACCAGCAAGCCCAAatgatttagtttttgaagaagATGTATCGCTTCCATCTGGAAATAATCCCAACGTTATTCAAGGAAATTTTTTTAGCCAAGTTGGAAGAAAAAGCCaagaaa AATGCCTTGAATATACTAAAACAGTAACAGATAGTGTTCAAGCTATCCCTTTAGTAACGAACATGGAtcctataaatataaatgtaacGAAATGTGAGTATAACAGTGTTGCCCTTATTGTTGGTGGGACGCCTGCTTCTAGAGGTGAATTTCCGTTTATG GTGGCTATTGGTTTCCCAGATAGTGATAATGCTGTCGAATGGAGATGTGGTGGAACACTTATAAGTGATAAGTGGGTTATGACAGCAGCTCACTGTACAGTTTCAAGAGA AGAGATTGGCCCTAAATGGATTCGGATGGGTGCATTGGATATCGGTAGAGATGAAGAATATGGCCGTGCTGACTACCTGGTATCTAAAGTAATTCATCATCCAAACTACAAATATCCTCTTAAATACCACGATATTGCTTTACTAGCTACAGATCAAACAGTgcagttttcaaaatttgtgaGGCCAGCCTGCCTTTATTTAAATCCAGATATTTCTCAGCGAGTTGTTCTTGCCGCAGGTTGGGGTCAAACAG acTATTTTGGCGCTACCAGcgataaattgttaaaagttcCATTAAGCATCTACGATAACAATGTTTGTCAAAGGGcttacaaaaaagaaataacaacAAGTAGAGATATTCCCAGAGGTATTATAGACTCAATGATTTGTGCTGGAGATCTTGCGGGTGGAAGAGATACATGTTTG GGAGATTCTGGGGGACCATTATTTATTACTGAAAAAGAGAACATgtgcaaattttatattttgggaATCACATCTTTTGGAAAGCTATGTGCTCAAGAAAACATCCCAGCCATATATACTAGGGTTTCGGAATACATTGAGTGGATAGAAAGTATTGTTTggtag
- the LOC126748543 gene encoding lipase member H-A-like: MKIDIVYCLGCFYVSGLLFIEVYGQIGAYFDLRYWRCVLKKEYDCPDDDIQYYLYTPHSGRRRLRIDIRNPLSLKLSGFNADKRNVFIIHGFNGTESKTPMTILRDAYLFRADHNIFTINWGDLTNFPCYLSSLSNTRLVAQCTAKLYAFVMANGGKAEKTTCVGHSLGAHICGMVSNHLTVKQHTIIGLDPARPLIDRYSNKHFRLTKDDAYHVQIIHTNAGFLGEVDQLGHVDFCVNGGTTQPGCKGNALRVSRCSHFQSACFFAKSLKYPTSIIGKPCTQSCPKKGRNWGLLPGKSIPMGLEAPYGAFGTYCVHTETKKGCPFE; this comes from the exons tttatgGGCAAATAGGAGCATATTTTGACCTACGGTATTGGCGATGTGTTCTCAAAAAAGAATATGATTGTCCAGATGATGATATTCAGTACTACTTATATACACC TCATTCAGGTCGTCGGAGGCTTCGAATCGATATACGAAATCCCTTATCGCTGAAATTGTCAGGATTTAATGCTGACAAAAGAAACGTTTTCATCATTCATGGATTTAATGGAACAGAAAGCAAAACACCTATGACAATATTAAGAGATG cataCTTATTTAGAGCTGACCATAATATATTTACAATCAATTGGGGTGACCTTACAAACTTTCCGTGTTATTTATCTTCGTTATCTAACACAAGACTTGTGGCTCAATGTACAGCAAAGCTCTACGCTTTTGTAATGGCCAATGGAGGAAAAGCTGAAAAAACCACTTGTGTTGGACATTCTCTCGGAGCTCACATTTGTGGAATGGTTAGCAACCATTTAACAGTAAAACAGCATACAATCATTG GTTTAGATCCAGCCCGGCCTCTTATAGATAGATATTCGAATAAACACTTTCGACTAACCAAAGATGATGCTTATCATGTTCAAATTATTCACACCAACGCCGGTTTTTTGGGGGAAGTTGATCAGCTTGGACATGTAGATTTTTGTGTCAATGGAGGCACTACCCAGCCCGGGTGTAAAGGGAATGCATTAC gTGTATCTCGATGCAGTCATTTTCAGTCCGcatgtttttttgcaaaatcactAAAATATCCAACATCAATAATTGGGAAGCCATGTACACAATCATGTCCGAAAAAAGGCCGTAATTGGGGATTACTTCCTGGTAAATCGATACCTATGGGGTTGGAAGCTCCATATGG GGCTTTTGGGACATACTGTGTTCatacagaaacaaaaaaaggctGCCCCTTTgaatag